A genomic region of Paramormyrops kingsleyae isolate MSU_618 chromosome 19, PKINGS_0.4, whole genome shotgun sequence contains the following coding sequences:
- the stxbp5a gene encoding syntaxin-binding protein 5a isoform X2, which yields MKKFNIRKVLDGLTAVSSSSAASQPGNKENDLIPETLQSEHFQLCKTVRHGFPYQPSSMTFDPVQKILAIGTQSGALRLFGRPGVECYCQHDSGAAVIQLQFLINEGALVSALADDSIHLWNLRQKRPAILHSLKFNRERITFCHLPFQSKWLYVGTERGNIHIVNVESFTLSGYVIMWNKAIELSSKAHPGPVVHISDNPMDEGKLIIGFESGIVVLWDLKSKKADYRYTYDEAIHSLAWHHEGKQFICSHSDGTLTIWNVKSPGKPVQTITPHGKQPKDGKKPEPCKPILKVEYKTTRAGDPYMILSGGLSYDTVGRRPCLTVMHGKSTAVLEMDHPIVDFLTLCETPYPNDFQEPYAVVVLLEKDLVVIDLAQNGYPIFENPYPLAIHESPVTCCEYFADCPVDIIPALYSVGARQKRQGYSKKEWPISGGNWGLGTQSYPEIIITGHADGSVKFWDASAIMLQVLYKLKTAKVFEKSRNKEDKPSTDIVDEDPFAIQILSWCAESRMLCVAGVSAHVIVYRFSKQEVTTEVVQLLEVRLQYELNDAESPDVGGEQLPAGGTSSPQTSVSHSHPSTSSSSSDGIRDNVPCLKVRSTPLKQSPGYQVELVVQLVWVSGEPPQQITSLAVNSSYGLVVFGNSNGLAVVDYLQKTVLLNLGTVELYGSNDPYQRQPRSPRKSRQPSGGLGDISEGSTTSEDRCKSPTSAKSLSRTFSRLLSSDLAKMSRKLSLPTELKPDLVLLSVCPPRGAIPPDGRDSSFSRSRSSSVTSIDKEAREAITSLHFAETFARKGEAVATPSLWVGTSLGTVLAVALSLPPPGEQRLLQPVIVSPSGTLIRLKGSILRMAFLDSTGAIIPPSHEPWYEPNAFDDRDEREKARKRRPVSVSPSASQELSETHYAVVCSEKQAKVLALPSQASVKHSITETSFVLRSDVVQMGSGVCVACFCANGHIMALSLPSLRPLLDVNYLPLTDMRIARTFCFSNNGQAMYLISPTEIQRITYSQDTCENLQEMLGELFTPVETPEAPNRGFFKGLFGGGAQSLDREELFGESVAGKASRSLAQHIPGPGGIEGMKGAASGVVGDLARARIALDERGQKLGELEERTAAMMASAESFSKHAHDMMLKCKDKKWYQF from the exons CTTCGGCCGTCCAGGGGTGGAATGTTACTGCCAGCACGACAGTGGGGCAGCCGTCATCCAGCTGCAGTTCCTCATCAACGAG GGGGCACTGGTGAGTGCCTTGGCAGATGACAGCATTCACCTCTGGAACCTGAGACAAAAACGACCTGCCATTCTTCACTCTCTCAAATTCAACCGGGAACG GATCACGTTCTGCCACCTGCCCTTCCAGAGCAAATGGCTGTACGTGGGCACAGAAAGAGGAAACATCCACATCGTGAACGTTGAATCCTTCACCCTCTCAGGCTACGTCATCATGTGGAATAAAGCCATCGAGCT atccTCCAAGGCCCACCCAGGCCCTGTCGTCCATATAAGCGACAATCCCATGGATGAAGGAAAG CTCATAATTGGATTCGAGTCCGGCATTGTGGTGCTCTGGGACCTGAAATCCAAGAAGGCGGACTACCGCTACACGTACGACGAG GCCATCCACTCGCTGGCCTGGCACCACGAAGGGAAGCAGTTCATCTGCAGCCACTCGGACGGCACGCTCACCATATGGAACGTCAAGTCACCCGGCAAACCCGTGCAGACAATCACCCCTCACG GAAAACAGCCCAAGGATGGCAAGAAGCCAGAACCATGCAAACCCATTCTAAAGGTGGAATACAAGACGACCAGAGCCGG AGACCCCTACATGATCCTTTCTGGGGGCCTGTCCTACGACACGGTGGGCAGGCGGCCGTGTCTCACGGTGATGCACGGCAAGAGTACGGCGGTGCTGGAGATGGACCACCCCATCGTGGACTTCCTGACGCTGTGCGAGACGCCCTATCCCAACG ATTTCCAGGAACCGTATGCAGTAGTGGTCCTTCTAGAAAAGGACTTGGTAGTGATCGATCTCGCCCAGAATGG TTACCCAATTTTCGAGAATCCGTACCCGCTAGCCATCCACGAGTCCCCGGTGACCTGCTGTGAATACTTCGCTGACTGTCCCGTGGACATCATCCCTGCACTTTACTCCGTTGGCGCCCGACAGAAGCGACAAGGCTATAGTAAAAAG gaaTGGCCTATAAGTGGTGGAAACTGGGGCCTGGGAACACAAAGCTACCCAGAGATAATTATAACCGG ACACGCTGATGGGTCAGTGAAGTTCTGGGATGCTTCTGCAA TAATGCTTCAGGTGCTGTACAAGCTGAAGACCGCCAAAGTGTTCGAGAAGTCCCGCAACAAGGAGGACAAGCCCAGCACGGACATCGTGGACGAGGACCCCTTCGCCATCCAGATCCTGTCCTGGTGTGCCGAGAGCCGCATGCTGTGTGTGGCAGGCGTCTCCGCACACGTCATCGTCTACCGCTtcagcaaacaggaagtgacaacgGAGGTGGTGCAG CTCCTGGAGGTCCGGCTGCAGTACGAGCTCAACGACGCAGAGTCCCCAGATGTGGGGGGGGAGCAGCTTCCAGCAGGCGGAACTTCGAGCCCCCAGACGAGCGTGTCCCATTCCCACCCCTccaccagcagcagctcctCAGACGGGATCCGGGATAATGTTCCCTGCCTCAA GGTCCGCAGCACCCCCCTGAAGCAGTCACCGGGGTACCAGGTGGAGCTGGTGGTGCAGCTAGTTTGGGTCAGCGGGGAGCCGCCGCAGCAGATCACCAGCCTGGCTGTGAACTCCTCCTATGGCCT CGTCGTGTTCGGCAACAGCAACGGCCTGGCCGTCGTGGACTACCTTCAGAAGACTGTCCTGCTCAACCTGGGGACGGTCGAGCTGTACGGCTCCAATGACCCCTACCAGAGACAGCCGCGCTCCCCCCGCAAATCGAGACAGCCCTCCGGAG GACTTGGTGACATCAGCGAGGGATCCACCACTTCAGAGGACCGCTGCAAATCTCCCACTTCAG CGAAATCCCTAAGCAGGACGTTTTCCAGGCTGCTATCCAGTGACCTAG CTAAGATGTCACGGAAATTAAGCTTGCCTACTGAGCTAAAGCCAGATTTGG TCCTCCTCTCCGTTTGTCCCCCGCGGGGCGCCATCCCGCCAGACGGCCGGGACAGCTCGTTCAGCCGCTCGCGCAGCTCCAGCGTGACCAGCATCGACAAGGAGGCGCGGGAGGCCATCACGTCGCTGCACTTCGCCGAGACGTTTGCCCGCAAGGGTGAGGCCGTCGCCACGCCCAGCCTGTGGGTGGGCACCTCCCTGGGCACCGTGCTGGCCGTGGCGCTcagcttgccccctccaggCGAGCAGAGGCTACTGCAGCCGGTCATCGTGTCACCGAGCG GCACGTTGATCAGACTGAAGGGAAGCATCCTACGGATGGCCTTTCTGGACAGCACCGGCGCCATCATTCCCCCATCCCACGAACCCTGGTACGAGCCCAACGCCTTCGACGACCGGGACGAGCGGGAGAAGGCGCGGAAGCGGCGGCCGGTGTCGGTGTCGCCGTCGGCATCGCAGGAGCTGAGCGAGACCCACTACGCCGTGGTTTGCTCGGAGAAGCAGGCCAAGGTGCTGGCCCTGCCCTCGCAGGCCTCCGTCAAGCACAGTATCACCGAGACGTCCTTCGTGCTGCGCAGCGACGTGGTGCAGATGGGCAGTGGGGTATGCGTCGCCTGCTTCTGCGCCAATGGCCACATCATGGCCCTCAG TCTACCCAGCCTAAGACCACTGCTGGACGTGAACTACCTGCCGTTGACTGATATGAGAATCGCCAGGACGTTCTGCTTCAGCAACAACGGGCAGGCCATGTATCTGATCTCCCCCACCGAGATCCAGAGGATTACCTACAGCCAGGACACTTGCGAGAACCTACag GAGATGCTAGGAGAGCTTTTCACTCCCGTGGAAACCCCAGAGGCTCCCAACAGAGGCTTCTTCAAGGGTCTCTTTGGGGGTGGTGCACAGTCCCTGGACCGGGAGGAGCTGT TCGGTGAATCGGTGGCGGGCAAAGCCTCGCGGAGCCTGGCTCAGCACATCCCTGGGCCCGGTGGCATCGAGGGCATGAAGGGGGCGGCGTCGGGTGTGGTGGGCGACCTGGCACGCGCCCGCATTGCGCTGGATGAGAGAGGACAGAAGCTTGGAGAACTGGAGGAGAGG
- the stxbp5a gene encoding syntaxin-binding protein 5a isoform X4, with protein MKKFNIRKVLDGLTAVSSSSAASQPGNKENDLIPETLQSEHFQLCKTVRHGFPYQPSSMTFDPVQKILAIGTQSGALRLFGRPGVECYCQHDSGAAVIQLQFLINEGALVSALADDSIHLWNLRQKRPAILHSLKFNRERITFCHLPFQSKWLYVGTERGNIHIVNVESFTLSGYVIMWNKAIELSSKAHPGPVVHISDNPMDEGKLIIGFESGIVVLWDLKSKKADYRYTYDEAIHSLAWHHEGKQFICSHSDGTLTIWNVKSPGKPVQTITPHGKQPKDGKKPEPCKPILKVEYKTTRAGDPYMILSGGLSYDTVGRRPCLTVMHGKSTAVLEMDHPIVDFLTLCETPYPNDFQEPYAVVVLLEKDLVVIDLAQNGYPIFENPYPLAIHESPVTCCEYFADCPVDIIPALYSVGARQKRQGYSKKEWPISGGNWGLGTQSYPEIIITGHADGSVKFWDASAIMLQVLYKLKTAKVFEKSRNKEDKPSTDIVDEDPFAIQILSWCAESRMLCVAGVSAHVIVYRFSKQEVTTEVVQLLEVRLQYELNDAESPDVGGEQLPAGGTSSPQTSVSHSHPSTSSSSSDGIRDNVPCLKVRSTPLKQSPGYQVELVVQLVWVSGEPPQQITSLAVNSSYGLVVFGNSNGLAVVDYLQKTVLLNLGTVELYGSNDPYQRQPRSPRKSRQPSGGLGDISEGSTTSEDRCKSPTSVSPAKSLSRTFSRLLSSDLAKMSRKLSLPTELKPDLDGRDSSFSRSRSSSVTSIDKEAREAITSLHFAETFARKGEAVATPSLWVGTSLGTVLAVALSLPPPGEQRLLQPVIVSPSGTLIRLKGSILRMAFLDSTGAIIPPSHEPWYEPNAFDDRDEREKARKRRPVSVSPSASQELSETHYAVVCSEKQAKVLALPSQASVKHSITETSFVLRSDVVQMGSGVCVACFCANGHIMALSLPSLRPLLDVNYLPLTDMRIARTFCFSNNGQAMYLISPTEIQRITYSQDTCENLQEMLGELFTPVETPEAPNRGFFKGLFGGGAQSLDREELFGESVAGKASRSLAQHIPGPGGIEGMKGAASGVVGDLARARIALDERGQKLGELEERTAAMMASAESFSKHAHDMMLKCKDKKWYQF; from the exons CTTCGGCCGTCCAGGGGTGGAATGTTACTGCCAGCACGACAGTGGGGCAGCCGTCATCCAGCTGCAGTTCCTCATCAACGAG GGGGCACTGGTGAGTGCCTTGGCAGATGACAGCATTCACCTCTGGAACCTGAGACAAAAACGACCTGCCATTCTTCACTCTCTCAAATTCAACCGGGAACG GATCACGTTCTGCCACCTGCCCTTCCAGAGCAAATGGCTGTACGTGGGCACAGAAAGAGGAAACATCCACATCGTGAACGTTGAATCCTTCACCCTCTCAGGCTACGTCATCATGTGGAATAAAGCCATCGAGCT atccTCCAAGGCCCACCCAGGCCCTGTCGTCCATATAAGCGACAATCCCATGGATGAAGGAAAG CTCATAATTGGATTCGAGTCCGGCATTGTGGTGCTCTGGGACCTGAAATCCAAGAAGGCGGACTACCGCTACACGTACGACGAG GCCATCCACTCGCTGGCCTGGCACCACGAAGGGAAGCAGTTCATCTGCAGCCACTCGGACGGCACGCTCACCATATGGAACGTCAAGTCACCCGGCAAACCCGTGCAGACAATCACCCCTCACG GAAAACAGCCCAAGGATGGCAAGAAGCCAGAACCATGCAAACCCATTCTAAAGGTGGAATACAAGACGACCAGAGCCGG AGACCCCTACATGATCCTTTCTGGGGGCCTGTCCTACGACACGGTGGGCAGGCGGCCGTGTCTCACGGTGATGCACGGCAAGAGTACGGCGGTGCTGGAGATGGACCACCCCATCGTGGACTTCCTGACGCTGTGCGAGACGCCCTATCCCAACG ATTTCCAGGAACCGTATGCAGTAGTGGTCCTTCTAGAAAAGGACTTGGTAGTGATCGATCTCGCCCAGAATGG TTACCCAATTTTCGAGAATCCGTACCCGCTAGCCATCCACGAGTCCCCGGTGACCTGCTGTGAATACTTCGCTGACTGTCCCGTGGACATCATCCCTGCACTTTACTCCGTTGGCGCCCGACAGAAGCGACAAGGCTATAGTAAAAAG gaaTGGCCTATAAGTGGTGGAAACTGGGGCCTGGGAACACAAAGCTACCCAGAGATAATTATAACCGG ACACGCTGATGGGTCAGTGAAGTTCTGGGATGCTTCTGCAA TAATGCTTCAGGTGCTGTACAAGCTGAAGACCGCCAAAGTGTTCGAGAAGTCCCGCAACAAGGAGGACAAGCCCAGCACGGACATCGTGGACGAGGACCCCTTCGCCATCCAGATCCTGTCCTGGTGTGCCGAGAGCCGCATGCTGTGTGTGGCAGGCGTCTCCGCACACGTCATCGTCTACCGCTtcagcaaacaggaagtgacaacgGAGGTGGTGCAG CTCCTGGAGGTCCGGCTGCAGTACGAGCTCAACGACGCAGAGTCCCCAGATGTGGGGGGGGAGCAGCTTCCAGCAGGCGGAACTTCGAGCCCCCAGACGAGCGTGTCCCATTCCCACCCCTccaccagcagcagctcctCAGACGGGATCCGGGATAATGTTCCCTGCCTCAA GGTCCGCAGCACCCCCCTGAAGCAGTCACCGGGGTACCAGGTGGAGCTGGTGGTGCAGCTAGTTTGGGTCAGCGGGGAGCCGCCGCAGCAGATCACCAGCCTGGCTGTGAACTCCTCCTATGGCCT CGTCGTGTTCGGCAACAGCAACGGCCTGGCCGTCGTGGACTACCTTCAGAAGACTGTCCTGCTCAACCTGGGGACGGTCGAGCTGTACGGCTCCAATGACCCCTACCAGAGACAGCCGCGCTCCCCCCGCAAATCGAGACAGCCCTCCGGAG GACTTGGTGACATCAGCGAGGGATCCACCACTTCAGAGGACCGCTGCAAATCTCCCACTTCAG TGTCCCCAGCGAAATCCCTAAGCAGGACGTTTTCCAGGCTGCTATCCAGTGACCTAG CTAAGATGTCACGGAAATTAAGCTTGCCTACTGAGCTAAAGCCAGATTTGG ACGGCCGGGACAGCTCGTTCAGCCGCTCGCGCAGCTCCAGCGTGACCAGCATCGACAAGGAGGCGCGGGAGGCCATCACGTCGCTGCACTTCGCCGAGACGTTTGCCCGCAAGGGTGAGGCCGTCGCCACGCCCAGCCTGTGGGTGGGCACCTCCCTGGGCACCGTGCTGGCCGTGGCGCTcagcttgccccctccaggCGAGCAGAGGCTACTGCAGCCGGTCATCGTGTCACCGAGCG GCACGTTGATCAGACTGAAGGGAAGCATCCTACGGATGGCCTTTCTGGACAGCACCGGCGCCATCATTCCCCCATCCCACGAACCCTGGTACGAGCCCAACGCCTTCGACGACCGGGACGAGCGGGAGAAGGCGCGGAAGCGGCGGCCGGTGTCGGTGTCGCCGTCGGCATCGCAGGAGCTGAGCGAGACCCACTACGCCGTGGTTTGCTCGGAGAAGCAGGCCAAGGTGCTGGCCCTGCCCTCGCAGGCCTCCGTCAAGCACAGTATCACCGAGACGTCCTTCGTGCTGCGCAGCGACGTGGTGCAGATGGGCAGTGGGGTATGCGTCGCCTGCTTCTGCGCCAATGGCCACATCATGGCCCTCAG TCTACCCAGCCTAAGACCACTGCTGGACGTGAACTACCTGCCGTTGACTGATATGAGAATCGCCAGGACGTTCTGCTTCAGCAACAACGGGCAGGCCATGTATCTGATCTCCCCCACCGAGATCCAGAGGATTACCTACAGCCAGGACACTTGCGAGAACCTACag GAGATGCTAGGAGAGCTTTTCACTCCCGTGGAAACCCCAGAGGCTCCCAACAGAGGCTTCTTCAAGGGTCTCTTTGGGGGTGGTGCACAGTCCCTGGACCGGGAGGAGCTGT TCGGTGAATCGGTGGCGGGCAAAGCCTCGCGGAGCCTGGCTCAGCACATCCCTGGGCCCGGTGGCATCGAGGGCATGAAGGGGGCGGCGTCGGGTGTGGTGGGCGACCTGGCACGCGCCCGCATTGCGCTGGATGAGAGAGGACAGAAGCTTGGAGAACTGGAGGAGAGG
- the stxbp5a gene encoding syntaxin-binding protein 5a isoform X9 has translation MKKFNIRKVLDGLTAVSSSSAASQPGNKENDLIPETLQSEHFQLCKTVRHGFPYQPSSMTFDPVQKILAIGTQSGALRLFGRPGVECYCQHDSGAAVIQLQFLINEGALVSALADDSIHLWNLRQKRPAILHSLKFNRERITFCHLPFQSKWLYVGTERGNIHIVNVESFTLSGYVIMWNKAIELSSKAHPGPVVHISDNPMDEGKLIIGFESGIVVLWDLKSKKADYRYTYDEAIHSLAWHHEGKQFICSHSDGTLTIWNVKSPGKPVQTITPHGKQPKDGKKPEPCKPILKVEYKTTRAGDPYMILSGGLSYDTVGRRPCLTVMHGKSTAVLEMDHPIVDFLTLCETPYPNDFQEPYAVVVLLEKDLVVIDLAQNGYPIFENPYPLAIHESPVTCCEYFADCPVDIIPALYSVGARQKRQGYSKKEWPISGGNWGLGTQSYPEIIITGHADGSVKFWDASAIMLQVLYKLKTAKVFEKSRNKEDKPSTDIVDEDPFAIQILSWCAESRMLCVAGVSAHVIVYRFSKQEVTTEVVQLLEVRLQYELNDAESPDVGGEQLPAGGTSSPQTSVSHSHPSTSSSSSDGIRDNVPCLKVRSTPLKQSPGYQVELVVQLVWVSGEPPQQITSLAVNSSYGLVVFGNSNGLAVVDYLQKTVLLNLGTVELYGSNDPYQRQPRSPRKSRQPSGGLGDISEGSTTSEDRCKSPTSAKSLSRTFSRLLSSDLDGRDSSFSRSRSSSVTSIDKEAREAITSLHFAETFARKGEAVATPSLWVGTSLGTVLAVALSLPPPGEQRLLQPVIVSPSGTLIRLKGSILRMAFLDSTGAIIPPSHEPWYEPNAFDDRDEREKARKRRPVSVSPSASQELSETHYAVVCSEKQAKVLALPSQASVKHSITETSFVLRSDVVQMGSGVCVACFCANGHIMALSLPSLRPLLDVNYLPLTDMRIARTFCFSNNGQAMYLISPTEIQRITYSQDTCENLQEMLGELFTPVETPEAPNRGFFKGLFGGGAQSLDREELFGESVAGKASRSLAQHIPGPGGIEGMKGAASGVVGDLARARIALDERGQKLGELEERTAAMMASAESFSKHAHDMMLKCKDKKWYQF, from the exons CTTCGGCCGTCCAGGGGTGGAATGTTACTGCCAGCACGACAGTGGGGCAGCCGTCATCCAGCTGCAGTTCCTCATCAACGAG GGGGCACTGGTGAGTGCCTTGGCAGATGACAGCATTCACCTCTGGAACCTGAGACAAAAACGACCTGCCATTCTTCACTCTCTCAAATTCAACCGGGAACG GATCACGTTCTGCCACCTGCCCTTCCAGAGCAAATGGCTGTACGTGGGCACAGAAAGAGGAAACATCCACATCGTGAACGTTGAATCCTTCACCCTCTCAGGCTACGTCATCATGTGGAATAAAGCCATCGAGCT atccTCCAAGGCCCACCCAGGCCCTGTCGTCCATATAAGCGACAATCCCATGGATGAAGGAAAG CTCATAATTGGATTCGAGTCCGGCATTGTGGTGCTCTGGGACCTGAAATCCAAGAAGGCGGACTACCGCTACACGTACGACGAG GCCATCCACTCGCTGGCCTGGCACCACGAAGGGAAGCAGTTCATCTGCAGCCACTCGGACGGCACGCTCACCATATGGAACGTCAAGTCACCCGGCAAACCCGTGCAGACAATCACCCCTCACG GAAAACAGCCCAAGGATGGCAAGAAGCCAGAACCATGCAAACCCATTCTAAAGGTGGAATACAAGACGACCAGAGCCGG AGACCCCTACATGATCCTTTCTGGGGGCCTGTCCTACGACACGGTGGGCAGGCGGCCGTGTCTCACGGTGATGCACGGCAAGAGTACGGCGGTGCTGGAGATGGACCACCCCATCGTGGACTTCCTGACGCTGTGCGAGACGCCCTATCCCAACG ATTTCCAGGAACCGTATGCAGTAGTGGTCCTTCTAGAAAAGGACTTGGTAGTGATCGATCTCGCCCAGAATGG TTACCCAATTTTCGAGAATCCGTACCCGCTAGCCATCCACGAGTCCCCGGTGACCTGCTGTGAATACTTCGCTGACTGTCCCGTGGACATCATCCCTGCACTTTACTCCGTTGGCGCCCGACAGAAGCGACAAGGCTATAGTAAAAAG gaaTGGCCTATAAGTGGTGGAAACTGGGGCCTGGGAACACAAAGCTACCCAGAGATAATTATAACCGG ACACGCTGATGGGTCAGTGAAGTTCTGGGATGCTTCTGCAA TAATGCTTCAGGTGCTGTACAAGCTGAAGACCGCCAAAGTGTTCGAGAAGTCCCGCAACAAGGAGGACAAGCCCAGCACGGACATCGTGGACGAGGACCCCTTCGCCATCCAGATCCTGTCCTGGTGTGCCGAGAGCCGCATGCTGTGTGTGGCAGGCGTCTCCGCACACGTCATCGTCTACCGCTtcagcaaacaggaagtgacaacgGAGGTGGTGCAG CTCCTGGAGGTCCGGCTGCAGTACGAGCTCAACGACGCAGAGTCCCCAGATGTGGGGGGGGAGCAGCTTCCAGCAGGCGGAACTTCGAGCCCCCAGACGAGCGTGTCCCATTCCCACCCCTccaccagcagcagctcctCAGACGGGATCCGGGATAATGTTCCCTGCCTCAA GGTCCGCAGCACCCCCCTGAAGCAGTCACCGGGGTACCAGGTGGAGCTGGTGGTGCAGCTAGTTTGGGTCAGCGGGGAGCCGCCGCAGCAGATCACCAGCCTGGCTGTGAACTCCTCCTATGGCCT CGTCGTGTTCGGCAACAGCAACGGCCTGGCCGTCGTGGACTACCTTCAGAAGACTGTCCTGCTCAACCTGGGGACGGTCGAGCTGTACGGCTCCAATGACCCCTACCAGAGACAGCCGCGCTCCCCCCGCAAATCGAGACAGCCCTCCGGAG GACTTGGTGACATCAGCGAGGGATCCACCACTTCAGAGGACCGCTGCAAATCTCCCACTTCAG CGAAATCCCTAAGCAGGACGTTTTCCAGGCTGCTATCCAGTGACCTAG ACGGCCGGGACAGCTCGTTCAGCCGCTCGCGCAGCTCCAGCGTGACCAGCATCGACAAGGAGGCGCGGGAGGCCATCACGTCGCTGCACTTCGCCGAGACGTTTGCCCGCAAGGGTGAGGCCGTCGCCACGCCCAGCCTGTGGGTGGGCACCTCCCTGGGCACCGTGCTGGCCGTGGCGCTcagcttgccccctccaggCGAGCAGAGGCTACTGCAGCCGGTCATCGTGTCACCGAGCG GCACGTTGATCAGACTGAAGGGAAGCATCCTACGGATGGCCTTTCTGGACAGCACCGGCGCCATCATTCCCCCATCCCACGAACCCTGGTACGAGCCCAACGCCTTCGACGACCGGGACGAGCGGGAGAAGGCGCGGAAGCGGCGGCCGGTGTCGGTGTCGCCGTCGGCATCGCAGGAGCTGAGCGAGACCCACTACGCCGTGGTTTGCTCGGAGAAGCAGGCCAAGGTGCTGGCCCTGCCCTCGCAGGCCTCCGTCAAGCACAGTATCACCGAGACGTCCTTCGTGCTGCGCAGCGACGTGGTGCAGATGGGCAGTGGGGTATGCGTCGCCTGCTTCTGCGCCAATGGCCACATCATGGCCCTCAG TCTACCCAGCCTAAGACCACTGCTGGACGTGAACTACCTGCCGTTGACTGATATGAGAATCGCCAGGACGTTCTGCTTCAGCAACAACGGGCAGGCCATGTATCTGATCTCCCCCACCGAGATCCAGAGGATTACCTACAGCCAGGACACTTGCGAGAACCTACag GAGATGCTAGGAGAGCTTTTCACTCCCGTGGAAACCCCAGAGGCTCCCAACAGAGGCTTCTTCAAGGGTCTCTTTGGGGGTGGTGCACAGTCCCTGGACCGGGAGGAGCTGT TCGGTGAATCGGTGGCGGGCAAAGCCTCGCGGAGCCTGGCTCAGCACATCCCTGGGCCCGGTGGCATCGAGGGCATGAAGGGGGCGGCGTCGGGTGTGGTGGGCGACCTGGCACGCGCCCGCATTGCGCTGGATGAGAGAGGACAGAAGCTTGGAGAACTGGAGGAGAGG